Proteins found in one Puntigrus tetrazona isolate hp1 unplaced genomic scaffold, ASM1883169v1 S000000148, whole genome shotgun sequence genomic segment:
- the pfkfb2a gene encoding 6-phosphofructo-2-kinase/fructose-2,6-bisphosphatase 2a has translation MDNSSDSKKAEPRVNEKKCSWASYMTNSPTVIVMIGLPARGKTYISKKLTRYLNWIGVPTKVFNLGVYRREAVQSYKSYDFFRHDNEEAMRIRKHCAIVALQDVKSYLNEEGGQIAVFDATNTTRERRRLILSFTMENAYKVFFVESLCDDPEVIAANILDVKVSSPDYPERDRESVMEDFLKRIECYKVTYQPLDPDDHDKDLSFIQVINVGQRFLVNRVQDYIQSKIVYYLMNIHVQKHSIYLCRHGESQHNVQGSIGGDSELSSRGKQFSKALRGFLENQKIPDLKVWTSQLRRTIQTAEELGVPYEQWKILNEIDAGICEEMTYEKIKETYPDEYSLRDQDKYHYRYPGGESYQDLVQRLEPVIMELERQGNVLVVCHQAVMRCLLAYFLDKSADDLPYLKCPLHVVLKLTPVAYGCKVDMFDLKVEAVNTHRDRPLGSSRQEVPPTLLRRNSFTPLSSQDQVKRPRLFSVGDPPLLASLPALSASQFPEELSESPERLNSFAPSDSKDGVQE, from the exons ATGGACAATTCAAGTGACAGCAAGAAGGCGGAGCCCAGAGTCAACGAGAAGAAATGCT CGTGGGCGTCCTACATGACTAACTCCCCTACTGTGATCGTAATGATCGGCCTTCCCGCCAGAGGAAAGACGTACATATCTAAGAAGCTGACGCGATACCTCAACTGGATCGGGGTTCCCACCAAAG TGTTTAACCTGGGCGTTTATCGACGAGAGGCGGTGCAGTCGTACAAGTCTTACGACTTTTTCCGTCACGATAACGAAGAGGCCATGAGAATCAGGAA ACACTGTGCCATCGTGGCTCTACAGGATGTGAAATCTTATCTGAATGAAGAGGGAGGACAGATCGCT GTGTTCGATGCCACAAACACAACCAGAGAGAGAAGGCGCCTGATCCTGAGTTTCACCATGGAAAATGCATACAAG GTGTTTTTTGTCGAGTCGCTTTGTGACGACCCAGAGGTCATCGCTGCCAACATACTG GATGTGAAGGTTTCCAGCCCTGATTATCccgagagagaccgagagagcgTGATGGAGGATTTCCTGAAGAGAATCGAGTGCTATAAAGTCACCTATCAGCCGTTAGACCCGGACGACCATGACAA GGACCTGTCCTTCATCCAGGTGATCAACGTGGGCCAGCGTTTCCTGGTGAACCGCGTTCAGGATTACATCCAGAGCAAGATCGTCTACTACCTCATGAATATTCACGTCCAGAAGCACTCCATCTACCTGTGCCGCCACGGCGAGAGCCAGCACAACGTCCAGGGCAGCATCGGAGGAGATTCAGAGCTGTCCAGCAGAGGAAAACAG TTTTCTAAAGCCCTGCGTGGGTTCCTGGAAAACCAGAAGATCCCAGACCTGAAGGTGTGGACCAGTCAGCTCAGACGCACCATCCAGACGGCCGAGGAGCTGGGCGTCCCGTACGAGCAGTGGAAAATACTCAACGAGATCGACGCC GGCATCTGTGAGGAAATGACATatgaaaagataaaagaaacGTACCCAGATGAATATTCTCTCAGAGACCAGGACAAATACCATTACAGATACCCGGGAGGAGAG TCCTATCAGGATCTGGTGCAGAGGCTGGAGCCGGTCATCATGGAGCTGGAGAGACAAGGCAATGTGCTGGTCGTCTGCCACCAGGCCGTCATGCGCTGTCTCCTCGCCTACTTCCTGGACAAGAGCGCTg ATGATTTGCCGTATCTGAAGTGCCCCCTCCATGTGGTCCTGAAACTCACCCCAGTGGCGTACG GCTGTAAAGTCGACATGTTTGACCTGAAGGTAGAAGCGGTAAACACACACCGGGACAGACCACTC GGAAGCTCCAGGCAGGAAGTCCCGCCCACTCTGCTGAGGAGGAACAGCTTCACGCCGCTGTCCAGTCAGGATCAAGTCAAGCGGCCCCGCCTCTTCAGCGTGGGTGATCCGCCCCTCTTAGCAAGCCTTCCTGCCTTATCAGCCTCGCAGTTCCCCGAGGAGCTGAGCGAGAGCCCG GAAAGGCTGAACAGCTTCGCCCCGTCAGACTCGAAAGACGGCGTCCAAGAGTGA